The Thunnus thynnus chromosome 13, fThuThy2.1, whole genome shotgun sequence genome segment ACAATAAGACTTACAAAGAGGGCATACCGAATATTAACAGCCATTGCAGTATTTATGGTCGTCATCTTATTGGGGGATATCATATTAAACAGAGTGGAGGTGAGACAAAGGCACAACTGAAACAGATGCAATAACACTGTCTTGCAGGCCTTCATGGCTTTATTAACATTACCCGAGGCTGACTTTACAACAATCATGATAGCAATATATGTATAGATGATAATCAGACTCACCAACGCAAAATATATAGCGGTGAAGGCATTATATACAGTTGAATAAATCTTTAGCTGGAAGACATTGCTTTTAGTGCAGAAACTTTGCAGAATGAAACCTGTGTTCTCCAGACTGATAAACAGGAAAAACTGGGTGAGTGAGTCCAAAGAGCCCACTATCCACATAACAGTGATGGCTGTGCCCGTCGTCCTGTTGGTGGTAATGTCCGTGTGCCTCAGTGGAAAACAAATAGCAACATACCTCTCCAAAGACATCACAGCCAGGTTGATGGGTGACATTTTGTAAGTGGCGACTGCAAGCAGCGTGACAGTTACACAAAC includes the following:
- the LOC137196280 gene encoding odorant receptor 131-2-like yields the protein MNNTTEVTQVMLFQTPIKALLSMLPCLLFLYVNAVMLFALLRKPLLLESSRYILFGHLLIIDTLQLLVTMLLYLFAETMVRMISYVCVTVTLLAVATYKMSPINLAVMSLERYVAICFPLRHTDITTNRTTGTAITVMWIVGSLDSLTQFFLFISLENTGFILQSFCTKSNVFQLKIYSTVYNAFTAIYFALVSLIIIYTYIAIMIVVKSASGNVNKAMKACKTVLLHLFQLCLCLTSTLFNMISPNKMTTINTAMAVNIRYALFVSLIVFPKCLSPLIYGLRDDTLRHIFRYYFTFGFKVTIKPSPKS